GGACTCGTTGATGCTGGCACCTTCTTTGAAAAGGACGTCAGAGAGATCGACATTGCTCACTTTCAGGTGACGCAAGGGTTCAGCGAGGGTCGCCCCGCGATAGTCGGCCATGCCTAGTTCGGTGAGGCCAAAGGGCGACTCCGGCATAGGCCCCATCTTGAACGACTTCGCAGCATCGTAGAGCTTCTTCTCTACTAGCCTCAACTGCTCGACCGGCCACCTGCTGCGAGCTTCTTTAGCAAGCATCGATCATTTCCTTTAGCCTCCCGCACCACAGGAATGCCGAGCATACCTGTACAGGATCATTCAACGCGATCACAGACCTTCGAACGTTTGGGGCAGAGATGCGTATCCAGGCCACATCACATGCCTCTCCAGACGAGCAAAGGTGTGGGGGCCGCCGCGGGCTTCCTGCATTCGCCCTGCAGCGCCCTACCACCGAGCAAGCCATCTCCTCAGTCGCCAGTGATGGAGGTAGTCAGTCTCACGCGGCCAAGCGCTCGTCCAGCTGCTCTGCCACGTATTCCGCGAACTGAGGCATGGAAGACGAGCAGCCCTGCGAGGGACACGCAGGAACAATCTCGCCATTCAATTTCAAATACGTTCGATGGGCAGTCAGTCCTCGATAGAAGATCAGTGAGTCAAGGTCTGGCAAAGCATCGAGCACACCGCGCTTCAGAACGGGCCACGCGCCTTCTTCAATACGCAACGTAACTATGTTGTGAACTGGCATGGCGTCACCGAAATCGAGAAGCGACACCGGGAGCTCTGGAGCATCCAGCCTAAGCGCGAAGAACTGAGCAAGGCGCCACCTGTCTGAAATGTGTATCAAGCGCCCCACCCCATACCCGCCCGACGGAAGCGGAATCGCAAACACTTCACCAACGGCAACCTTGATCTTTATGGTCATTTCGGCCATTCAACCATCCACTTCTGCAGCCTCTTCCAACCACTGCTTGAAGATATCCGAATTGGTGTCGTTCAGCCGAGCCACTCGGTCAACGTTGGACGGTACTGGAGGCATGATCTCCACCGCGAGAAGGAGCCTGCTGCGACGCTGGCCTGCGCCGAATGCGCCCTCTGCATCCAACTGGCGTGCGGCCTGCTCTACAGCATCCATACGGAGCTCGATCTCTTTCTCCCACTCATCGACACCGAGCTCTTGTAGGCTCGGCCTGGCGAGGAAGGGCGCGCGAAGCTTTTCAGTGTATTCGCTTCCAAAGTCAACGTATGGAGAATCTGCATACGACCACCTCAGATCCGCAGCTACCTCTGGGCCTTCGCCACTCTCGTCCACTGCCCTTGCAAGCGCCTCTTCAGACCAAGCTGAAAGGAATGGCGCGTGGCCTTCCCCGGTCATGACGAAGGTGCAGTAATAGAAGCTCTCGCCACTTCTAAACAAGTCCAGCAGCGCGGGCCGAAATGCCTTGCAGACCAAGTCCACCAAAATCTTGACATCTTCCATTTTCAAATCTCCGTGAATCGCTTTGCTATCCTCGGCACGAAGCCGTGAACTCTCTACCAATCTGCCTCAACTCTCTTCGGAGCGCACTTCTAGTCGCACGATGACCATATCCAGCTGCAGACATCCTATCGACGACCGCAGTCAATCGTGCCTTCACATCCATGTGGAACTTCCTGGTGTGCATCCGATTGTGCGGCCGCGGATGATCCACCGGAACACCATTAGCGGCATCATTGATCTCAATGTCATATGCCGAAAGGATATCTCTCGAGTCTGCGGCTGCGGCCCAGTGCCCCTTGGATCCTGTTGACGCAACTATGTGGCCCGCTGCTTGCCCAGGAGCAACCGTTCTCCCTTCTCGATTCATGTTTCGACGAAGGATGTCGGCATTTTCACCGGTCGTTCGACCGCTGGTCAGACCCAGAGGATCTGTCCAATTTATGTAGTTGAGTCCGTAAGCGTAGAGGTTTGTTCCTCCGTTGAGCCCAATCGGGTCGGCCGAGCAAAACTGACTTGACTCCCGATCGAAGTAGCGAGAACGATTATAGACCAGCCCGGTTTCCACGTCGTGATACTGACCAAGCGATCGAATGAAGCTCATTTCGTTATCGTTGGCATCATCACGCGCGCCTTCAGGCGGAGCAACCCAAATCACCCTGCCTTGAGCTGTAACAATTCGATTTGGGCACCCATTAGGGTCACACTGGTATAGGTACAGGCTAGTGCTCGGCCCGTTCAGTATGTCCGTAGGTGTATGGACATCTTCTGGCAATCGCACAGATGATCTGGCGTGAGCCAACTCGTCGGGTGCTTTGTCGCTCTCGGATGATGGGCGAACCGGAATGCGGTGCGCGGATCCGGTCCTGTGTTCAAGAGGCTTAACCGCATCTTTCGTGTTAGATGCCTCTTTTTTTTCGGGGCCAAGGCTAATAGTCCCCAGCTTGGCTCCCCATGCACGCTCGGGCTGCGAACTAGCTTGCCCGTCTCTTGCGATGGGCAAGCCACTCGCCGCGTCT
This is a stretch of genomic DNA from Stenotrophomonas rhizophila. It encodes these proteins:
- a CDS encoding DUF4303 domain-containing protein, which translates into the protein MEDVKILVDLVCKAFRPALLDLFRSGESFYYCTFVMTGEGHAPFLSAWSEEALARAVDESGEGPEVAADLRWSYADSPYVDFGSEYTEKLRAPFLARPSLQELGVDEWEKEIELRMDAVEQAARQLDAEGAFGAGQRRSRLLLAVEIMPPVPSNVDRVARLNDTNSDIFKQWLEEAAEVDG
- a CDS encoding Imm26 family immunity protein, yielding MAEMTIKIKVAVGEVFAIPLPSGGYGVGRLIHISDRWRLAQFFALRLDAPELPVSLLDFGDAMPVHNIVTLRIEEGAWPVLKRGVLDALPDLDSLIFYRGLTAHRTYLKLNGEIVPACPSQGCSSSMPQFAEYVAEQLDERLAA